GGTCATTTCAGAGTTACCTGGTATTGATCAAGAAGTAAACTTAAAATATTCTTCAAAACAAGATCAACTCGATCTATTGGCTCAAGTATTGGGTGAAGGTGAAGATAGtggtaaaaatgaaattttagaaGAAGATTTCGATGATATTACTCGTGGtgcaaagaaatcaaaatctTCTGCTCCAACAGTTTCAAGAACTACTGGTGGTTCAACTAGAGCATTATCTGGTGGTAATGATATGAACTATATGGAATATCAAGCTCCTGCAATTTATAAAAGTATTCCAACTCAACATGCATTATTTAAACAACGtgctaaaaataaacaataaaaaataaatcaaaaaaataaatcaaaaaaataaatcaaaaaaaaaaaaaaaaaaaaaaaaaaaaaaaaaaagaaaaagaaaaactaaaaaaaaaaagaaaaaaaaactaaaaaaaaaaaaaagaaaaaaggaaatttccaaaaaaaaaaatcaattatttatttgtatcttatttttcaatcaatattttttttttttttttttaataataaataaataattattattttttttttattattttttttttaaattaatatttgttttctttttttcaatttttttcatttatttttgttaaaaaaaaaaaaattagtaataaaaaataatttctaagaattatttaaaaaaaaaaaaacatcaatttttttttaaactttttttttttttttattaaaaaacactcgtttttgattttttttttttttttttttttacctccCACCAGAAAATGGATAActccaaattattttttaaagtttggaAAAATGTTGTAATAAAACAAAGAATATTTTATCATACAAGATTATATAATCTACATAGACTTGAAatatttattgataatatttctGAACAAGTTCGACCAATAAAATCTTATCCATTCAAACAATACATCCAATCAGTTAGTTTAATGATAGTTAATGATAAATCTCtagtattatcaattatcaatgatttattaatttcaactgatggtaattgtaaattctcaatatttttagataatgatgaaagtGATGATGAAAAGAGTGATGacgaaaatgaaaatgaaaatgaaaatgaaaatgaaaatgaaaatgaaaatgaaaatgaaaatgaaaatgaaaatgaaaatgaaaatgaaaatgaaaatgaaaataaaatatcaaataatattataaaagttccaagtaattttaaaaattttgtttcaacttttttaagtgaaaaagattttcaagtagaaattgataaaacattacctttgattaaaattaataaattggaTATTCCAGATTCTATTCAAATTAAACCGATTAAAACAAATCTTTTCCCAAAtgatataaattcaatttcaatgagttttaattatgaaaaagaattaaaaaatttaccaaaacaattaaaacagtTATTCCTTTTCAATAGTTTTTCATTGAATAATGAATCTTTACCAGATGGGTtagaaaaaattgaattttatgGTGAACAAAagtttgaatttaaaaatggaattCTACCACAATCAGTTAAACATATTGGCTTTTTTAATGGATTGAAACAATTAATATCAAGTGATTGGTTACCACAAAATCTAGAATCAATCACATTCACAAAACCTTGTAAgttaaatgaaaatagtttattaccattaaaaaatttaaaatcaattatatttGGCCCATCATTTTCAGTCAATGAAGTTTTCGATTTTGAGAATAGAAAAAGCCTAATTCCAAACTCTGTTACAAATTTATCTATAAAATGtccatttgataatttatttccaAATGTTTTTCCAACTGaattattagttttaaaaacataTCCCAAAGGAGGACCCAGAGCTACTGCCACTGCTAATAATGGtgacaacaacaataataataataataataataaaaaagaaatattaacAATTGAAAGTGATGTATTacctaaaaaattaatatcatttacaATGGGAccaaatcaatattttaaatccacaaattcaattccaccaagtttaattaaaatacatGGTATTAATTCTTTggaacaattaaatttattaccaaataGTGTGGTTAATATTTCTTTATCCCGTCAAatacaaaattttaaagCTGGTGATATTCCATCAcatattcaaaaattaaaaattttaacaaaaaatgaTGGTATATTACAAAAAGGTATATTAAATGAttgtttatcattaaaatctttaaaccTCATtccaaatataaaatatattgagATTGGAGCATTGCCACCAAAAATAGAGCAATTGGAAATCGGATTTTCTAATGACAAGCAATCACTTTCTTCACAACATTCATTACCAGAttcattgaaaatattaattttaagagATGGATCATttccaaataatttatttgaaacaccatttaaaaatttggtAGCTTTAAAAATACATTCACTTTTAACTAAACCATTTCAATTTACTTGCCTTCCTCAATCATTAATGGTTTTAGATATTTCTACTCACAATCCAATTAAATGTAGTGAGCTTCCAATATCAATCAAATATTTAGTGGCTAGAGGAAATGGAGCACTTTTATTACCACTCCCaccatctttaaaattaatttttgttaatagttcttttctttatttaaataatcaaccaAAAATAGTTGAAACtatattaaaaactttaaattttgCTCAAATGacaaaaatatttgaaaaattaataaaatctctttaaaattatgttaaaaaaatttgttttttttttttttattgatacaaaaaatttaaggataattttaaaaaattttattttattttattttccattGTAAACTCTTAAGATGTATTTGATTCTGACTTGTTCAATTTTATAGACAATGAATTCATTGTGAGTACATGCttttgtttagaaaaaaaaaaaaaaaaaagaaaggaaaagaaaaaaaaaaaaaaaaagaaaggaaagaaaaaaaaaaaaaaaaaaaaaaagtaagtaAATTAGAGAatgaaatgattaaaaaatattttaaaaatgtaaacTTACAAGTTGAGAGACCAGTCTTTGAAATTTTACCTAATGGTACTACTAAACCATCAGAATCAGAAAGAGGATGATTACCATCTTTGTGAGGAGCAGCCATACCTAAAGCTTTTGTACTATGGAATGGATGTGGTGCCTCTTCCATATAGGTATCATGTTTCAATTCATTCATGTCACCAAGTGAAACTTCACATAATAACATAAGTGCAGTTGGACAATCACTTGATGTGAAACAATAGCTGAATGATTTActgtaataaaaataaaaaaataaaggtaaataatttgataataataataataataaaaataataataataataataataataataataataataataataataataataataataataataataataataataataataataatgataaaaaataataataatagtaataataaataaataaataaattacacTTACCTAATACAATCAGCAAAATAAATACCTTTACCAAATCTGTAACCAGTTTTTGGAGCAGATGGTGGAGCAATTCTTAATCCCTGCGAGACAATCGATACGAAATTAGTTAACCTACTACCATGCCATAAGAGTAATCTATTCTTATCTTTTGCCCAAGGAGTGAAACGTTCACTTTCATTCTCTCTCTCAAGTGAAAGAATATCTTGAACACAGATATTGGTTCTAAATTGTTTATCTTGACTATTGGCAACATAATCTACCAAGGTTTTATAAACTACACTATCTTTATCAAGTGGAGTGAGTTTGGTTTTGAGTGTAATATATTGATTTTCAATCATGTTACCCTCGAGTGATTCAGTTTGCTTCTTAAGATTAGCGGCAATATCAACATCGATAAGAGTTTCAACCAATTGCATCTTGGCTTTAATTAGGTCGACTGTATCAATTAATGGTGCAGTTTGATTACCAAAGTTATGAGGGATCAAAGTATAAAATCTAGTTGCACAATCTAAAAGTAAATTACGACTTGGATTAGCTGTGTTTAAAATGTCTTGAATTTCTGATAAAacctttttaataataataataataaaaatagttggtaaatttaaaattatattcaaaataattaaaaaaaaaaaaaaaaaaaaaaaaaaacttactttaTAACCTTCAATTAAttgtgattttttaattttacctaATGGCATTTTTTCAGTATCAACATTCATagattgtaattgttttttcatcatttcaGGATCAAACATTAATTTAACTAAATCTAAAACTCTTTGTGGTAAACCTTCTTTCTTTGGTTCAATTTCTTGAGaggttgaagttgttgttgtttcagATTTCTTTCTCTTTAATACAGTTTCAACCAAGttttcttcttcctcttcatcattaccatcatcTAAACTAATCATATAGTATTTACGTggtaattttttgaatttataacgATCTTCCCATTTTTGAGCAGTAAAGTATTCAAAACGCTCAGCAAACTCTGAAAGAGCAGACTCGTAAGAGGAGTAGGTTGTATCTTTTTGACCACCAATTTGATTGACACCAACACGACCCCATCTTAAATAGACGGTATATCTTTCTTTGCCTCTTTGTTTTaacatttgaatttggtaGAATCTATTAGAGTTACTTTCAATATCCAAACTATTGAGCATAACATTCATTGCAGTATAGCCATATTTTTCATCATGATGAACATAGATTTCATAGCCACCATAATTAAAATCGTCATTAACTTTAAGAATGTTTGATCCTGGTTTTGGTTCTTTCTTTGGTACAATGGTTGGTTCTAACTCTCTCTTTTTGGATgaggtggtagtggtagtggtggtttGTCTTTTAACGACTTCAACTggtttgaaatatttttcagtgaataataaaacatcATCAGCTAATTGAGATGGTGCAATAATAAATGGTTTTGAAACTAAAGTTTTTCTTAATTCAACACCTTTACCAGTTCTATTACATAAATCTTGAATCCAAGATGGTGGGAAAATTGGAATATTATCAATAGCATTTTGAAcctttttagtttttttagcCTTATTAACTTCCTCTTCACTTGAAATCATTAAAGTTGCATTTAATGGATCTTCAACAACTTCACCACCATGAGATTGAactaaagttttaattttcgTTGGGGCAATACCTAATACTTTTTCTGCACCAGCAATTGCAACTACCATATTAACACATTCATTACCAACTGCtacttcatcttcatctctATTTGGATCTAAAGAAGATGTATCTTGAGTTTGTGCTTCTCCACTTGCATTTTCTTCAGTTTGTTGTTCCTTATCTTGCTCTTGttcctcctcttcttcttcttcctcttcttcttcaccaGCATCAGTATATTTTGTAGTTGATTTTGGATAatcttttgaatatttaaaagttgaaaggaatttattttttgaaagatCATCAGGAAATTGAACAGCCCAtctttcaattgaatcaccTTTCCAATCACATTTTGTGAAACCTGAAATCCAACCTTTACATTGATATTCGATACCATTGAAAAGTATATCGAAATTCTTACAAGTTGGACATCTACCTGGACGACCTTTTAACATCCAATCAGAGAGAGTATGAAGTAAATGAACTGGTGATACCTTATCAACATAACCTTTATTATATTGAATGATGTTTTTAATTGCTGGTCCCTTCAAGTTATCGGCAATACTATCTTTAACTTCCCATAATGCCTTTAAATATTTCTCTCTTTGTACCTCTGATGCTGATTTTGGATCATACTTTTCAGATGAAAAATaagttgttttaattgataattggtCTTCCCAACGAAGGTATTCCCAGTGAATTAAATCTGTAAATGATGGTACTTGTGGACATTTACATTTTAAATGATGCCATGATACATccctaataataataaaaaaaaaaataaaaaaaaaaaaaaaataaaaaaaaaataataataataaatagttagtataaaataaaataggttttaaaaattatcatataatataaatgaatgatatcatttgataattaaataatattaaatacaaACATTCCATCAAAgtgttttgattttgttttataacCAATACGAACTGCTTCTTTATTAATACCTCTTTGACAGGTTGAACATGTTGATCTATCACTCTTTGCATATTCAATCTCATAAGGAGATGTATTTTTTGTTGCCATTTTTCTTTTGCTATTAacaatgattaaaaaaaaaaaaataaagaaaaaaaaaaaaaaaattattttttttgtttttttttttttcaaatttcaaaaaaataaaataataataaaaaaaaaaaaagatatttctCCGAATTTTAAGATTTCAAAAATTgtcattatttaaagatatttttttttttttttttttcaagtaaaaaaaacttttttttttttttatttttaattattattgttcaAAAACATCTAAAAATTTCTTAAtgtacaataaaaaaaaactttttttaattttttattaatttatttataatttaatcatATTTTGgcattaaattattttacattttttttttttttttttttaattattttttataaaaaaaagaaactaaCCAACTGAAATGAATTtctataattatttgatatttttcaattttcctCATCTCTATTGGatctaataaattattttggaaataatGAATACCATTCTTTGAcataacttttaaaattggtaaatcaGTTTCAGTGAACTATTCCTTTGGAATGTTTGATTAAAATATGTTAATTCTATACCCTCTTCTAATAAAATTCTCACTGTACACGAACAGGTACCATTATATTTCCTAATTCTTAATTCTTTTCCTTTTTGAAatgtataaatttttattttatgtgAATTAATTTGAGTgggaattaaaattaaattaatttcattctcAGCTATAgctaaaaaattatcatttgaaacatcttgaatttcaattttatcatttatagataaatcaattaaatattcacCTTTTTcagtatttttaattggacatttaaaataatgatatgATTTACATTTTCTAACAATTCCATATTCTTTTTCACCaatattctttaatattctattatttctatataatatatatggtactattaaaaaaattaataaaacaaatataaatagtattaaaatgtaaaataaaaatggtactaataatatcaatattaataatattgataacaCAATTATTAATCTAAGTGTTATTCCATTTAtcaatgatttctttttctagTGTTGGAGCTACACTTGgttcaataattaaataatcataaaCTTTTCTACAACATTGATTTTTAGCTTCTTCTAAATTTATAAACCAATCTGATTTTATTGCTTTTATTGGTAAATTTCCAATTTCTAAACTAAATTTAccttaatattttttttttcaaaaatttaaaaaaaataaataattaagtaaatttaaacaaaaaaaaaaaaaaaataattcaatcatatcattatcatgtaaaaaatttctttcctttgatttattttttcttctttttctattatatttaagaattattttaaataatgaatttttcTTTCAATTACAAGATtgtttaatagttttttgaagtccataattaaaaaatgagatgttatatatatagtaataggttttttttacatttaccacaataaatttgtaattacaaattttaattttttttttttataaaaaaaaaaaaaaaaaaaaaaaaaaaaaaaaattaatttacacACAATGCGATAATTCAAagtccaaaaaaaaaaaaaattcaaaaaataatcatataaatataaaaattaaatatagttATCAATGTTTAATTtggaatttaataatggaaCCACCAACTGTTATTAACTGTCCTCTGTTCTTTTGAGTgtgaaaataaatgaaaatctttttttgatgtttttggaaataatgttgtgattttttttttttttttaattaatttaaaaacgaTATGCAATTCACGAGacattttagatattttctgaaaaaaaatatcaaccgaaaattaatcaatttttttttttttttttttgttttttttttgaaaaaaaaaatacacatctagatcaaaataaaaaagattggTTGCCGaaactttttttcttttttttttaaaacagaTATTTTACActgagttttttttaaaaattcgaaaaaaaatcaaaataaatcagttttttttatttttttctttttttttttatttattatttttttttttttttttttttcaaccattatttttaaaaatataataataataataataataataataataataataataataataataataataataataataataataataataataataataataataataataataataataataataataataataataataataataataataataataataataataataataataataataataataataataatattaataaaataatgaaaataataaatttaataatattattttttatattttttataaatttaataaattgccAGTTTGA
This region of Dictyostelium discoideum AX4 chromosome 3 chromosome, whole genome shotgun sequence genomic DNA includes:
- the adprt1A gene encoding NAD+ ADP-ribosyltransferase; amino-acid sequence: MATKNTSPYEIEYAKSDRSTCSTCQRGINKEAVRIGYKTKSKHFDGMDVSWHHLKCKCPQVPSFTDLIHWEYLRWEDQLSIKTTYFSSEKYDPKSASEVQREKYLKALWEVKDSIADNLKGPAIKNIIQYNKGYVDKVSPVHLLHTLSDWMLKGRPGRCPTCKNFDILFNGIEYQCKGWISGFTKCDWKGDSIERWAVQFPDDLSKNKFLSTFKYSKDYPKSTTKYTDAGEEEEEEEEEEEQEQDKEQQTEENASGEAQTQDTSSLDPNRDEDEVAVGNECVNMVVAIAGAEKVLGIAPTKIKTLVQSHGGEVVEDPLNATLMISSEEEVNKAKKTKKVQNAIDNIPIFPPSWIQDLCNRTGKGVELRKTLVSKPFIIAPSQLADDVLLFTEKYFKPVEVVKRQTTTTTTTSSKKRELEPTIVPKKEPKPGSNILKVNDDFNYGGYEIYVHHDEKYGYTAMNVMLNSLDIESNSNRFYQIQMLKQRGKERYTVYLRWGRVGVNQIGGQKDTTYSSYESALSEFAERFEYFTAQKWEDRYKFKKLPRKYYMISLDDGNDEEEEENLVETVLKRKKSETTTTSTSQEIEPKKEGLPQRVLDLVKLMFDPEMMKKQLQSMNVDTEKMPLGKIKKSQLIEGYKVLSEIQDILNTANPSRNLLLDCATRFYTLIPHNFGNQTAPLIDTVDLIKAKMQLVETLIDVDIAANLKKQTESLEGNMIENQYITLKTKLTPLDKDSVVYKTLVDYVANSQDKQFRTNICVQDILSLERENESERFTPWAKDKNRLLLWHGSRLTNFVSIVSQGLRIAPPSAPKTGYRFGKGIYFADCISKSFSYCFTSSDCPTALMLLCEVSLGDMNELKHDTYMEEAPHPFHSTKALGMAAPHKDGNHPLSDSDGLVVPLGKISKTGLSTSCTHNEFIVYKIEQVRIKYILRVYNGK